Proteins from a single region of Oncorhynchus kisutch isolate 150728-3 unplaced genomic scaffold, Okis_V2 Okis01b-Okis20b_hom, whole genome shotgun sequence:
- the LOC116359000 gene encoding oocyte zinc finger protein XlCOF6-like → MDCFTSFYEPEELRRHTCRPHPCSDCRGSVICPTHLKSKQTQKTMATYPCGQCGMRCETPSKLKTHQRTHTGEKPYHCTVCGKGCSHSDHLKTHQRTHTGEKPYHCSQCGKSFSQLTTLRNHHLTHTGQKSYLCSHCGKSFSQLANRNTHQLIHTGEKPYNCSQCGKDFRSPRELKSHTRTHTGEKPFHCSQCGKSFSQLSSLKRHQLTHTGEKPYLCSQCGKSFTTLSELKPHQITHTGEKPYLCSQCGDSFTSLYFLKKHHLTHTGEKPYLCSHCGKSFSQLANLNTHQLIHTGEKPYHCSQCGDSFTSLYFLKKHQLIHTGGKLFQCSQCGKSFSHSSTLKKHQITHTGEKPYHCSQCGKSFSLVGNLKRHQLTHTVEKP, encoded by the coding sequence ATGGACTGCTTCACTAGTTTCTATGAGCCAGAGGAGTTGAGAAGACACACTTGTAGGCCCCACCCCTGCTCAGATTGCAGAGGCAGTGTTATTTGTCCAACTCACCTCAAATCAAAACAGACACAAAAAACGATGGCGACATACCCGTGTGGTCAATGTGGGATGAGATGTGAAACACCAAGCAAACTAAAGACGCACCAGagaactcacacaggagagaagccataccACTGCACTGTTTGTGGAAAGGGTTGCAGTCATTCGGACCATCTAAAGACGCACCAGAGAACTCACACAGgcgagaagccttaccactgctcccaatgtggaaagagtttcagtCAGTTAACAACTTTGAGAAACCACCACCTAACTCACACAGGACAGAAGTCTTACCTCTGCTCTcattgtgggaagagtttcagtcAGTTAGCCAACCGAAATACACACCAGttaattcacacaggagagaagccatacaactgctctcagtgtgggaaGGATTTCAGATCTCCAAGAGAATTAAAGTCACACACGAGAacgcacacaggagagaaacctttccactgctcccaatgtggaaagagtttcagtCAGTTATCAAGTCTGAAAAGACACCAActaactcacacaggagagaagccttacctttgttctcaatgtgggaagagtttcaccaCGTTATCTGAACTGAAGCCACACCAGataactcacacaggagagaagccttacctcTGCTCTCAATGTGGGGATAGTTTCACCAGTTTATATTTCCTAAAGAAACACCACCTAACTCACACTGGAGAAAAGCCTTACCTCTGCTCTcattgtgggaagagtttcagtcAGTTAGCCAACCTAAATACACACCAGttaattcacacaggagagaagccgtaccactgctctcagtgtggggATAGTTTCACCAGTTTATATTTCCTAAAGAAACACCAGCTGATTCACACGGGTGGAAAGCTgttccaatgctcccagtgtggtaAGAGTTTCAGTCATTCATCAACTCTGAAGAAACATCAGAtaactcacacaggggagaaaccttaccactgttctcagtgtggaaagagtttcagtCTGGTAGGAAACCTAAAGAGACACCAACTAACCCACACCGTAGAGAAGCCTTAA
- the LOC109876556 gene encoding zinc finger protein 436-like, translating into MSEPKSPGSYCGVPAQRSSQWGPEMVLVKQEDCSQPLELNVIVKEEEREVKEEVEIKEAEDMALKEEAEDMALKEAAEDMALKEEAEDMALKEEAEDMALKEEAEDMALKEEAEDMALKEEAEDMALKEEAEDMALKEEAEDMALKEEAEDMALKEEAEDMALKEEAEDMALKGEAEDMALKGEAEDMALKGEAEDMALKGEAEDMALKGEAEDMALKGEAEDMALKGEAEDMALKGEAEDMALKGEAEDMALKGEAEDMALKGEAEDMALKGEAEDMALKEEAEDMALKEEAEDMALKEEAEDMALKEEAEDMALKEEAEDMALKEEAEDMALKEEAEDMALKEEAEDMALKEEEEDMALKEEEAEERVVTEVENREEVDGNTDPGEISNPVSDSEHSSTASGNNKQHRRKNSRQKHHHCMDCFTSFYEPEELRRHTCRPHPCSDCRGSFICPIHLKSKQTQKTIMTYPCGQCEKICETPSKLKTHQITHTGEKPYHCTVCGKGCSHSDQLKTHQRTHTGEKPYHCSQCGKSFSQLSTLRKHHLTHTGEKPYLCSHCGKSFRQLANLNAHQLIHTGEKPYHCSQCGKDFRHPRDLKSHQRTHTGEKPYHCSQCGKSFSQLSTLKKHQLTHTGEKPYLCSQCGKSFSRLCEMKAHQIAHTGEKPYHCSQCGDSFTSLYFQKKHQLIHTGKKSFHCSQCGNSFSQSSTLKTHQITHTGEKAFHCRQCGKSFSHLSTLKTHQITHTGDKPHVCSQCGKSFSLVGNLKRHQLSHTVEKP; encoded by the exons ATGTCGGAACCCAAGTCCCCGGGTTCTTACTGTGGTGTTCCAGCACAGAGAAGCTCACAGTGGGGTCCAGAGATGGTCTTAGTGAAGCAGGAGGACTGCAGTCAACCACTGGAACTCAATGTGATAgtcaaagaggaggagagggaagtcaAGGAAGAGGTAGAGATTAAAGAGGCGGAGGACATGGCCCTCAAAGAGGAGGCGGAGGACATGGCCCTCAAAGAGGCGGCGGAGGACATGGCCCTCAAAGAGGAGGCGGAGGACATGGCCCTCAAAGAGGAGGCGGAGGACATGGCCCTCAAAGAGGAGGCGGAGGACATGGCCCTCAAAGAGGAGGCGGAGGACATGGCCCTCAAAGAGGAGGCGGAGGACATGGCCCTCAAAGAGGAGGCGGAGGACATGGCCCTCAAAGAGGAGGCGGAGGACATGGCCCTCAAAGAGGAGGCGGAGGACATGGCCCTCAAAGAGGAGGCGGAGGACATGGCCCTCAAAGAGGAGGCGGAGGACATGGCCCTCAAAGGGGAGGCGGAGGACATGGCCCTCAAAGGGGAGGCGGAGGACATGGCCCTCAAAGGGGAGGCGGAGGACATGGCCCTCAAAGGGGAGGCGGAGGACATGGCCCTCAAAGGGGAGGCGGAGGACATGGCCCTCAAAGGGGAGGCGGAGGACATGGCCCTCAAAGGGGAGGCGGAGGACATGGCCCTCAAAGGGGAGGCGGAGGACATGGCCCTCAAAGGGGAGGCGGAGGACATGGCCCTCAAAGGGGAGGCGGAGGACATGGCCCTCAAAGGGGAGGCGGAGGACATGGCCCTCAAAGGGGAGGCGGAGGACATGGCCCTCAAAGAGGAGGCGGAGGACATGGCCCTCAAAGAGGAGGCGGAGGACATGGCCCTCAAAGAGGAGGCGGAGGACATGGCCCTCAAAGAGGAGGCGGAGGACATGGCCCTCAAAGAGGAGGCGGAGGACATGGCCCTCAAAGAGGAGGCGGAGGACATGGCCCTCAAAGAGGAGGCGGAGGACATGGCCCTCAAAGAGGAGGCGGAGGACATGGCcctcaaagaggaggaggaggacatggccctcaaagaagaggaggcggaggagaggGTGGTCACAGAAGTGGAGAACAGGGAAGAAGTAGATGGTAACACTGACCCAG GAGAGATCTCCAACCCAGTTTCAGACAGTGAGCACAGTTCCACAGCATCAGGAAACAATAAACAACACAGACGGAAGAACTCAAGACAGAAACATCACCACTGCATGGACTGCTTCACTAGTTTCTATGAGCCAGAGGAGTTGAGAAGGCACACTTGTAGGCCCCACCCCTGCTCAGATTGCAGAGGCAGCTTTATTTGTCCAATTCACCTCAAATCAAAACAGACTCAAAAAACGATTATGACATACCCGTGTGGTCAATGTGAGAAGATATGTGAAACACCAAGCAAACTCAAGACGCACCAGataactcacacaggagagaagccataccACTGCACCGTTTGTGGAAAGGGTTGCAGTCATTCGGATCAACTAAAGACACACCAGagaactcacacaggagagaagccttaccattgctcccaatgtggaaagagtttcagtCAGTTATCTACTCTGAGAAAACACCACctaactcacacaggagagaagccttacctcTGCTCTCATTGTGGGAAGAGTTTCCGTCAGTTAGCCAACCTAAATGCACACCAGttaattcacacaggagagaagccataccactgctctcagtgtgggaaGGATTTCAGGCATCCAAGAGACTTAAAGTCACACCAGagaactcacacaggagagaagccttaccactgctcccaatgtggaaagagtttcagtCAGTTGTCAACTCTGAAAAAACACCAGctaactcacacaggagagaagccttacctctgctctcaatgtgggaagagtttcagcAGGTTATGTGAAATGAAGGCACACCAGAtagctcacacaggagagaagccttaccactgctctcaaTGTGGGGATAGTTTCACCAGTTTATATTTCCAAAAGAAACACCAGCTGATTCACACAGGGAAAAAGTCAtttcactgctcccagtgtgggaacAGTTTCAGTCAATCATCAACTCTGAAGACGCACCAGataactcacacaggagagaaggccTTCCACTGCCGTCAGTGTGGCAAGAGTTTCAGTCATTTATCAACTCTGAAGACTCATCAGATAACTCACACAGGAGATAAGCCTCACGTCTgctctcagtgtgggaagagtttcagtcTGGTAGGAAACCTTAAGCGACACCAGCTATCCCACACAGTAGAGAAGCCTTAG
- the LOC109876554 gene encoding oocyte zinc finger protein XlCOF6-like, with protein MSSVKPSMSEPKSPGSYCGVPAQRSSQWGPEMVLVKLEDCSQPLELNVIVKEEEEERGIKEEEEDRAFKEEEEEREVKEEVEIKEEVEEERAFTEEEAEDRAFKEEEAEERAFKEEVEEERAFKEEEAEESAFKEEVEEERAFTEVENREEEEEVDGNTDPGEISNPGSDSEPSSTASGNHKHRQRNSRQKHHHCMDCFTSFYDPEELRRHTCRPQPCSDCRGSFICPTHLKSKQTQKRRKVYSCGQCGKRFQTPSKLKTHERTHTGEKPYHCSVCGKGFSQSNQLKTHQRTHTGQKPYHCSQCGKSFSWLHSLKTHQITHTGEKPYHCSQCGKRFSLVGNLKRHHLTHTLEKPYRCSHCGKSFSQLHHLKTHQLIHTGEKPYHCSQCGKSFSHPKDLKSHQRTHTGEKPFHCSQCGKSFSQLSTLKKHQLTHTGEKPYHCSQCGKRFTRLYQLKAHQITHTEEKPYHCSQCGDSFTSAYFLKKHQLIHTGEKPFHCSQCGKNFSHSSTLKTHQITHSGEKPHHCSQCGKSFGHSSTLKTHQITHSGEKPHLCSQCGKSFSQSSTLKKHQRTHSGGKLCHQS; from the exons ATGTCAAGCGTCAAG CCTTCCATGTCTGAACCCAAGTCCCCGGGTTCTTACTGTGGTGTTCCAGCCCAGAGAAGCTCACAGTGGGGTCCAGAGATGGTCttagtgaagctggaagactgcagccAACCACTGGAACTCAATGTGATagtcaaagaggaggaggaggagagagggattaaagaggaggaggaggatagagcattcaaagaggaggaggaggagagagaagtcaaAGAAGAGGTAGAGAttaaagaggaggtggaggaggagagagcattcacagaggaggaggcagaggacagAGCATTcaaagaggaggaggcagaggagagagcattcaaagaggaggtggaggaggagagagcattcaaagaggaggaggcggaggagagcGCAttcaaagaggaggtggaggaggagagagcattcACAGAAGTGGAgaacagggaagaggaggaagaagtaGATGGGAACACTGACCCAG GAGAGATCTCCAACCCAGGTTCAGACAGTGAGCCCAGTTCCACAGCATCAGGAAACCataaacacagacagaggaactcAAGACAGAAACATCACCACTGCATGGACTGCTTCACTAGTTTCTATGATCCAGAGGAGTTGAGAAGACACACTTGTAGGCCCCAACCCTGCTCAGATTGCAGAGGCAGCTTTATTTGTCCAACTCACCTCAAATCAAAACAGACTCAAAAAAGGAGGAAGGTGTACTcatgtggtcaatgtgggaagagatttcaAACACCAAGCAAACTCAAGACGCACGAGagaactcacacaggagagaagccataccACTGCTCTGTTTGTGGGAAGGGTTTCAGTCAGTCGAACCAACTAAAGACACACCAGAGAACTCACACAGGACAGAAGCcataccactgctctcagtgtggaaagagcttcAGTTGGTTACACAGCCTGAAGACACACCAGAtaactcacacaggggagaagccttaccattgcTCGCAGTGTGGAAAGCGTTTCAGTCTGGTAGGAAACCTAAAGAGACACCACCTAACCCACACACTAGAGAAGCCTTACCGATGCTCTcattgtgggaagagtttcagtcAGTTACACCATCTAAAGACACACCAGttaattcacacaggagagaaaccatatcACTGctctcaatgtgggaagagtttcagtcATCCAAAAGACTTAAAGTCGCACCAGagaactcacacaggagagaagccattccactgctcccaatgtggaaagagtttcagcCAGTTATCAACTCTGAAAAAACACCAGCTAacgcacacaggagagaagccttaccactgctctcaaTGTGGGAAGCGTTTCACCAGGTTATATCAACTGAAAGCACACCAGATAACGCACACAGAagagaaaccttaccactgctctcaATGTGGTGATAGTTTCACCAGTGCATATTTCCTAAAGAAACACCAGCTAATTCACACGGGTGAAAAGCCattccactgctcccagtgtgggaagaATTTCAGTCATTCATCAACTTTGAAGACACATCAGATAACTCACTCAGGAGAGAAGCCTcaccactgctctcagtgtgggaagagttttggtcaTTCATCAACTCTCAAGACACATCAGATAACTCACTCAGGAGAGaagcctcacctctgctctcagtgtgggaagagtttcagcCAGTCATCAACTTTGAAGAAACATCAGAGAACTCACTCAGGAGGAAAGCTGTGTCATCAGAGCTGA